Proteins from one Rosa chinensis cultivar Old Blush chromosome 7, RchiOBHm-V2, whole genome shotgun sequence genomic window:
- the LOC112179387 gene encoding ethylene-responsive transcription factor ERF020, which produces MSYSSEDSSSPTTAAGNGRKLKGVRQRKWGKWVSEIRVPGKQDRLWLGSFSTAEAAAVARDVAYYCLRKPSTLEGLNFPTVLPCSVNQAADMSPRSIQKAASDAGMAVDAQLINANSNSSSQQNGRQANGSEPRVMQSDGCWEDTGESSSANTGGEALSISIEDYL; this is translated from the coding sequence ATGAGTTACAGTTCAGAAGACAGCAGCAGTCCGACGACGGCAGCAGGGAATGGCCGCAAGTTGAAGGGAGTGCGTCAAAGAAAATGGGGCAAGTGGGTGTCGGAAATCCGCGTCCCCGGCAAGCAGGACCGCCTCTGGCTCGGCTCTTTCTCCACTGCAGAGGCTGCCGCCGTGGCTCGTGACGTTGCTTACTATTGCTTGCGTAAGCCTTCGACTCTGGAGGGCCTCAACTTTCCTACAGTCTTGCCGTGTTCGGTTAATCAAGCGGCGGACATGTCGCCGAGGTCTATACAGAAGGCGGCTTCGGATGCCGGCATGGCCGTTGATGCTCAGCTGATCAATGCTAATAGTAACAGCTCGTCGCAGCAGAATGGGAGACAGGCCAACGGAAGTGAGCCACGAGTAATGCAGAGCGATGGGTGTTGGGAGGACACCGGTGAGAGTTCATCAGCCAATACCGGCGGCGAGGCGCTGAGCATTTCGATTGAAGATTATCTCTAG
- the LOC112177168 gene encoding ethylene-responsive transcription factor ERF020: MSYSSEDSSIPTTTAGNGRKLKGVRQRKWGKWVSEIRVPGTQDRLWLGSFSTSEAAAVAHDVAYYCLRKPSTLVGLNFPTILPCSVYQVVDMSPRSIQKAASDAGMAVDAQLINAYSNSSSPQNGRQANRSEPRGMQGDGCWEDAGESSSVTTGGEALSISIEDYL; this comes from the coding sequence ATGAGTTACAGTTCAGAAGACAGCAGCATTCCGACGACGACGGCCGGGAACGGCCGCAAGTTGAAGGGAGTGCGTCAAAGAAAATGGGGCAAGTGGGTGTCGGAAATCCGCGTTCCCGGCACGCAGGACCGCCTCTGGCTCGGCTCTTTCTCCACTTCCGAGGCCGCCGCGGTGGCTCACGACGTTGCTTACTATTGCTTGCGTAAGCCTTCGACTCTGGTGGGCCTCAACTTTCCCACAATCTTGCCGTGTTCGGTTTATCAAGTGGTGGACATGTCGCCGAGGTCGATACAGAAGGCGGCTTCGGATGCCGGCATGGCCGTTGATGCTCAGCTGATCAATGCTTATAGTAACAGCTCGTCGCCGCAGAACGGGAGACAGGCAAACAGAAGTGAGCCACGTGGAATGCAGGGCGATGGGTGTTGGGAGGATGCCGGTGAGAGTTCATCAGTCACTACCGGCGGCGAGGCGCTGAGCATTTCGATTGAGGATTATCTCTAG